The Chitinophagaceae bacterium genome window below encodes:
- a CDS encoding DUF721 domain-containing protein codes for MSEVSIQEAMKQFLEQSKLKQRVRALEIKDVWEDLMGKTIAKYTEDIKLINQQLIITTSMAPLKQELIFQREKIRNRINELFNEHAVKEVIIK; via the coding sequence ATGAGCGAAGTATCCATACAGGAAGCCATGAAACAGTTCTTAGAGCAGAGTAAACTCAAACAAAGAGTACGTGCCCTGGAAATAAAAGATGTATGGGAAGACCTGATGGGCAAAACCATTGCCAAGTACACAGAAGATATTAAACTCATCAACCAGCAGCTCATTATTACCACCAGCATGGCCCCTTTAAAACAGGAGCTGATCTTTCAACGGGAGAAAATCCGCAACCGCATCAACGAGCTTTTTAACGAACATGCGGTGAAAGAAGTTATTATCAAATAG